A region from the bacterium genome encodes:
- a CDS encoding pentapeptide repeat-containing protein, whose amino-acid sequence MVHYKKCSYKGCSWSAWQPSGTSGTDQKPFCIFHSPLIDMKEKVFKEAWEAFLNNSSAGSKTIESLECAGFIFPGQVNLSSLDVSGKADFSNALFVRDASFENIRFAQADFTGVRFAGDALFNKAFFIWFAKFDHAGFSGKASFVKSQFLLPPMFSHAHFTGQANFRKTHFTSARFDHACFLDDVDFSRAVFIDEADFRCVHFNGKALFTKTRFHTEAVFDDARFSGFGYFSDMNFSGRSISFGHRAPGIAANRSKTARFLFSPYYSLARTWNTIQRWRLRYKSYPV is encoded by the coding sequence ATGGTCCACTATAAAAAATGCTCCTACAAGGGGTGTTCATGGAGCGCCTGGCAGCCCTCAGGCACCTCCGGCACCGACCAGAAACCCTTCTGTATCTTCCATTCGCCTCTGATTGATATGAAGGAGAAGGTGTTCAAGGAGGCGTGGGAAGCGTTTCTGAACAACTCATCGGCTGGTTCGAAAACCATCGAATCCCTCGAATGCGCCGGATTCATCTTTCCCGGCCAGGTCAACCTGAGCAGTCTCGATGTTTCGGGGAAAGCCGACTTTTCAAACGCTCTCTTTGTCCGTGATGCTTCTTTTGAAAACATACGGTTTGCACAGGCCGATTTCACGGGCGTCAGGTTCGCCGGGGATGCGCTGTTCAACAAGGCGTTTTTTATCTGGTTCGCGAAATTCGATCATGCCGGATTTTCAGGCAAAGCATCGTTCGTCAAGTCACAGTTCCTCCTGCCCCCCATGTTCAGCCATGCCCATTTCACCGGCCAGGCGAATTTCAGGAAAACACACTTTACATCGGCACGGTTCGATCACGCATGTTTCCTTGACGATGTCGATTTCAGCAGGGCTGTCTTCATTGACGAAGCCGACTTCCGTTGCGTTCATTTCAACGGGAAAGCCCTGTTCACCAAAACCCGGTTCCACACTGAAGCCGTCTTTGACGATGCCCGTTTCTCGGGATTCGGATATTTCAGCGATATGAACTTTTCGGGGAGAAGCATCTCCTTCGGACACCGCGCGCCCGGAATTGCGGCCAACCGCTCGAAAACCGCACGATTCCTGTTCAGCCCCTACTATTCACTGGCCCGGACATGGAACACGATCCAGCGGTGGCGCCTGCGCTACAAAAGCTACCCTGTCTGA